One window of Chryseobacterium indologenes genomic DNA carries:
- a CDS encoding tetratricopeptide repeat protein, which translates to MTLTKSKYYFEALDYFPFNLSECMDALNYALSYEPEDADSLCLMGRVYSEELKDYETAKKYFDEAMQSNIANINTPKYYIECLLNNEDYKEAEKLIEFALKLKGIDKSEILNCLSLLQERNFEYKQALGTLKEAKKFAYNRAALEILEDREKLVKGKVTRNRTIKKTE; encoded by the coding sequence ATGACCTTAACTAAAAGTAAATATTATTTTGAAGCATTAGACTACTTTCCATTCAATCTTTCTGAATGTATGGATGCACTTAACTATGCTCTGTCTTACGAACCTGAAGACGCAGACAGTCTTTGCCTGATGGGAAGAGTATATTCCGAAGAGCTGAAAGATTACGAAACAGCGAAGAAATATTTTGATGAAGCTATGCAGAGTAACATCGCCAATATCAATACTCCTAAATATTATATTGAATGTCTTTTGAATAATGAAGATTATAAAGAAGCTGAAAAATTAATTGAATTCGCTCTAAAATTAAAAGGAATTGACAAATCGGAAATTCTGAACTGTCTCTCTCTTCTGCAGGAAAGAAACTTTGAGTATAAGCAAGCTTTAGGAACCCTTAAAGAAGCTAAAAAATTTGCTTACAACCGTGCAGCTCTCGAAATACTTGAAGATAGAGAGAAACTTGTCAAAGGAAAAGTAACCAGAAACAGAACTATAAAAAAGACGGAATAA
- a CDS encoding M28 family peptidase, translating to MNLKNIIKPTRKKLFLLVGLFIIAGIFLLASGKKNRSIQSSKIIADTTLVKKHLTALTQTPQFRNHKNIDQLNTIADYIHQTFNTYGDSTAYQEYKVDGKIYKNVITSFGTENKKRIIIGAHYDVCGDQQGADDNATGVTALLELARMLKGQKLKYRVDLVAYTLEEPPYFRTENMGSYVHAKYLKDNNIDVYGMASVEMIGYFRDEKGSQSFPLGILSWFYGDKGDFITLAKKFSGAGPFVKNFIDKFKGSEQIKIETFSAPKFVAGIDFSDHLNYWNFDFQALMITDSSFFRNKNYHQPTDTLETLDTKRMTKVIDAIFLSIIHLK from the coding sequence ATGAATCTGAAAAATATAATAAAGCCTACGAGGAAAAAACTGTTTCTTCTCGTAGGCTTATTTATTATCGCTGGTATTTTCCTGTTAGCTTCGGGGAAGAAAAATAGATCCATACAAAGCTCGAAGATCATTGCAGATACTACTTTGGTTAAAAAACATTTGACAGCGCTTACCCAAACACCACAATTCAGAAACCATAAAAATATAGACCAGCTTAATACAATCGCAGACTATATCCATCAGACTTTCAATACCTATGGCGACAGCACTGCTTACCAGGAATATAAAGTGGATGGGAAAATATATAAGAACGTAATTACTTCCTTTGGAACAGAAAACAAAAAACGAATCATTATAGGAGCTCATTACGATGTTTGCGGAGATCAGCAGGGTGCAGATGATAATGCAACCGGAGTTACAGCCCTCTTGGAGCTGGCAAGAATGCTTAAAGGACAAAAGCTGAAGTACAGAGTTGATCTTGTAGCTTACACATTGGAAGAACCTCCTTATTTCAGGACTGAAAATATGGGAAGTTATGTCCATGCAAAATACTTAAAAGACAATAATATCGATGTGTATGGGATGGCCAGCGTGGAAATGATTGGATACTTCAGAGATGAAAAGGGATCGCAGAGCTTTCCTTTAGGCATTCTTTCATGGTTTTACGGTGATAAAGGAGACTTTATTACTTTGGCTAAAAAGTTCAGTGGGGCAGGTCCGTTTGTAAAAAACTTTATCGACAAATTTAAAGGCTCTGAGCAGATCAAAATAGAAACCTTCTCAGCGCCTAAATTTGTGGCTGGAATAGACTTTTCCGACCATCTCAACTATTGGAATTTTGATTTTCAGGCACTCATGATCACCGATTCATCTTTTTTCAGAAATAAAAATTATCACCAACCCACAGACACTCTGGAAACCCTCGATACAAAGAGAATGACAAAAGTTATTGATGCTATTTTTCTCAGTATTATTCACCTTAAGTGA
- a CDS encoding DUF4251 domain-containing protein yields the protein MKKYISLLMIFGFLFFFQSCASQGSLDSKTVDTLIDSQEFTFHAERANPTNYDVINVMNSMPNATATRILNLNGDYTIDVSKNTLDVVLPYFGRLFNPTYGNTSDNSYRFTSKDFTVTKTQNNKGKWTLKFKPKDVKTVDEMNIEIFKNGKAFVSMRSNDRQPISYDGYISKTEVKQEKEKP from the coding sequence ATGAAAAAGTATATTTCTTTACTAATGATTTTTGGATTCCTGTTCTTTTTTCAGAGCTGTGCTTCACAGGGTTCATTAGACTCGAAAACAGTGGACACATTAATTGATTCTCAAGAATTTACATTCCACGCGGAAAGAGCTAATCCTACGAATTATGATGTTATCAATGTCATGAATTCAATGCCTAATGCTACGGCAACGAGAATATTGAATCTGAATGGCGATTATACTATTGACGTAAGTAAAAATACACTGGATGTAGTTCTTCCTTATTTTGGAAGACTGTTCAATCCAACTTATGGAAATACAAGTGATAACAGCTACAGATTTACTTCAAAAGATTTTACAGTAACAAAAACTCAGAATAATAAGGGAAAATGGACTTTAAAGTTTAAGCCAAAAGATGTAAAAACCGTTGATGAGATGAATATTGAGATCTTTAAAAACGGTAAAGCTTTCGTTTCTATGAGAAGTAATGACAGACAGCCGATTAGTTATGACGGTTACATCTCTAAAACTGAGGTGAAACAGGAAAAAGAGAAACCTTAA
- the meaB gene encoding methylmalonyl Co-A mutase-associated GTPase MeaB: MKFSTEELIDGIQSGNKRLIAKAITLVESKKAEHRVQAEDLLKKIMPFTGNSVRVGVTGVPGAGKSTFIENFGRLVIAQGKKVAVLAIDPSSAINKGSILGDKTRMEELAKEENAFIRPSPSSGFLGGVANTTFETMMICEAAGYDYILIETVGVGQSEVLVADITDVFLFLKIIGGGDELQGIKRGIMEMVDLIFINKVDQDNLQKAKNTRLELKRALDFIPPKEKGWKIPVLLGSALHNEGLQDVYDTIFEFIDLKKKSGRFEEIRVQQAEKRFEYWVQEYILSLMKKSNAVEEAYHLHKKNASAMVSNPSTEAKLFVEKFLSNENRD; this comes from the coding sequence ATGAAATTTTCTACAGAAGAGCTAATAGACGGAATACAGTCAGGAAACAAACGCCTGATTGCAAAAGCTATTACATTGGTTGAAAGTAAAAAAGCAGAACACAGGGTACAGGCAGAAGACCTTCTGAAGAAGATTATGCCTTTTACCGGAAACTCTGTGAGAGTAGGAGTAACAGGAGTTCCGGGAGCCGGAAAATCTACCTTTATAGAAAACTTCGGCCGGTTGGTAATTGCACAGGGTAAAAAAGTAGCCGTTCTCGCTATTGATCCCAGCTCAGCAATCAATAAAGGAAGCATTCTGGGAGACAAAACCAGAATGGAAGAATTGGCCAAAGAAGAAAATGCTTTCATTCGTCCTTCTCCAAGTTCAGGTTTTCTGGGCGGAGTAGCCAATACTACTTTTGAAACCATGATGATCTGTGAAGCAGCAGGATATGATTATATTTTGATAGAAACCGTTGGAGTAGGGCAGTCAGAAGTCCTTGTTGCTGATATTACCGATGTTTTCTTATTCCTTAAAATTATTGGAGGCGGAGACGAACTTCAGGGCATAAAACGCGGAATCATGGAAATGGTAGACCTTATTTTCATCAATAAAGTAGATCAGGACAATCTTCAGAAAGCAAAAAATACAAGACTGGAATTAAAAAGAGCCCTGGATTTTATTCCACCTAAAGAAAAAGGCTGGAAAATTCCTGTTTTACTGGGTTCTGCTCTACATAACGAAGGATTACAGGACGTTTATGATACAATCTTCGAGTTTATTGATCTGAAAAAGAAAAGCGGTCGTTTTGAAGAAATCCGTGTTCAGCAGGCAGAAAAGCGATTTGAATATTGGGTTCAGGAATATATTTTATCCCTGATGAAAAAGAGCAATGCTGTAGAAGAAGCCTATCATTTGCACAAAAAAAATGCTTCAGCGATGGTTTCCAATCCAAGCACTGAAGCAAAATTATTTGTTGAAAAATTTTTATCGAATGAAAACAGGGATTAA
- the prfH gene encoding peptide chain release factor H — MEKLIQITSGRGPLECQWVAAKVLKTFLEEAKQNTIEYEIIHRENGDENLTLKSVTLLLKGKEINLFLKNWLGTVCWIGKSTFRKLHKRSNWFIGIFELDDVKMVDFNEKDIRFQTARSQGSGGQNVNKVNTAVRATHILTKETVFVQDSRSQLENKKLSAIRLKEKVMAAYIQQLERKLKETWSLQMQVERGNPVRTFSGTDFKKNYEDKTFKKQRNALKNDLKNYNNDLN, encoded by the coding sequence ATGGAAAAATTAATACAGATCACTTCAGGAAGAGGTCCTTTAGAATGTCAGTGGGTTGCCGCAAAGGTTCTGAAGACCTTTCTTGAAGAGGCCAAGCAAAATACAATAGAATACGAAATCATTCATCGTGAAAACGGTGATGAAAACCTTACATTAAAATCAGTAACCCTGCTTTTAAAAGGAAAAGAGATAAACCTGTTTCTTAAAAACTGGTTGGGAACTGTTTGCTGGATAGGAAAAAGCACATTCAGGAAACTCCATAAAAGAAGCAATTGGTTTATCGGAATTTTTGAATTGGATGATGTAAAAATGGTTGATTTCAATGAAAAAGATATCAGATTTCAAACAGCGAGAAGCCAGGGAAGCGGAGGACAGAATGTAAACAAAGTGAATACAGCGGTGCGTGCTACTCATATTCTGACCAAAGAAACAGTGTTTGTACAGGACTCACGCTCGCAGCTGGAGAATAAAAAACTTTCTGCTATCAGATTAAAAGAAAAAGTAATGGCAGCTTATATCCAACAGCTGGAAAGAAAACTGAAAGAAACCTGGTCTCTTCAGATGCAGGTAGAACGTGGAAATCCTGTCCGGACATTTTCAGGAACAGATTTCAAAAAGAATTACGAAGACAAGACATTCAAAAAACAAAGGAATGCCTTGAAAAACGACCTTAAAAACTACAACAATGACCTTAACTAA
- a CDS encoding M48 family metallopeptidase: protein MKVTHLLGMGAIALSAVACTTNPITGRSSLQLANNSEILTMSSQEYKTTLSKGKVITGTADAKRVVNVGNRIKSAAERYYQSIGRSADLANYSWEFNLLQSNELNAWCMPGGKVAVYTGILPVTKDDNGLAVVLGHEVSHALAGHGNERISQAMVAQYGGAILGGTISNSQWASVFQKVYPIGSQVALLKYGRGQESEADEMGLYLMSMAGYDPRAAIPFWNRMEAASTGARQPEFLSTHPNPETRISDINKDLPKALEYYKAAGGKL, encoded by the coding sequence ATGAAAGTTACACATCTATTAGGAATGGGAGCTATTGCTCTGTCGGCTGTTGCCTGTACTACAAACCCGATTACCGGAAGATCGTCTTTACAGCTGGCCAACAACTCGGAAATTTTAACAATGTCTTCACAGGAATATAAGACGACATTGTCCAAAGGTAAGGTGATTACCGGTACGGCAGATGCAAAGAGAGTGGTAAATGTAGGAAACAGAATTAAAAGTGCAGCAGAAAGATATTATCAGAGTATAGGAAGATCAGCAGATCTTGCCAACTATAGCTGGGAGTTTAATCTTCTGCAAAGCAATGAACTGAATGCCTGGTGTATGCCTGGTGGTAAAGTAGCCGTTTATACTGGAATATTACCGGTAACAAAAGACGATAACGGACTTGCAGTAGTATTGGGACATGAGGTTTCCCACGCGCTGGCAGGCCACGGAAACGAAAGAATTTCTCAGGCAATGGTAGCCCAGTACGGAGGAGCTATCCTGGGAGGAACAATTTCAAACTCACAATGGGCGAGTGTTTTCCAGAAGGTATATCCTATTGGTTCACAGGTAGCTTTATTGAAATACGGAAGAGGTCAGGAATCTGAAGCAGATGAAATGGGACTTTACCTGATGTCTATGGCAGGATATGATCCGAGAGCGGCAATCCCTTTCTGGAACAGAATGGAAGCGGCATCTACAGGAGCAAGACAGCCGGAATTCTTATCCACCCACCCGAATCCGGAAACAAGAATTTCAGATATCAACAAAGATCTTCCGAAAGCTTTAGAATATTATAAGGCTGCGGGAGGAAAATTATAA
- a CDS encoding c-type cytochrome, producing the protein MKKFILTGIAASAFLVSCGPKSVAVTGPKYTSSEQLAQGKTIFENSCAKCHKLPEPTKHDDKGWINTLSRMAPKAKLSDDQHQMVYDYLISVNKK; encoded by the coding sequence ATGAAAAAATTCATCTTAACCGGTATCGCAGCATCAGCATTTCTGGTATCCTGCGGACCAAAAAGTGTGGCTGTAACAGGGCCAAAGTATACCTCATCTGAGCAGTTGGCGCAAGGAAAAACCATTTTTGAAAATTCCTGTGCAAAATGCCATAAGCTGCCAGAACCAACGAAACATGACGACAAGGGATGGATCAACACGTTAAGCAGAATGGCTCCAAAAGCTAAACTGAGCGATGACCAGCATCAAATGGTGTATGACTATCTGATCTCTGTTAACAAAAAATAA
- a CDS encoding c-type cytochrome, translating into MKKLIAAASFTGILLVSCTPKAATSTATAGTSTSTAEQIAQGKTIFENSCGRCHKLPDPASHNPVQWVGIMNSMAPKAKLTDEQHQWVYDYIVSVKK; encoded by the coding sequence ATGAAAAAACTCATCGCTGCGGCTTCGTTTACTGGTATTTTGCTGGTTTCCTGTACGCCGAAAGCTGCTACATCCACTGCTACTGCAGGCACTTCAACATCTACTGCGGAACAGATCGCTCAGGGGAAAACTATTTTTGAAAACTCTTGTGGAAGATGTCATAAATTACCTGATCCTGCTTCTCACAACCCTGTGCAATGGGTAGGAATCATGAATTCTATGGCTCCAAAGGCAAAATTAACGGATGAACAGCACCAATGGGTTTATGATTATATTGTTTCTGTGAAGAAGTAA
- the scpA gene encoding methylmalonyl-CoA mutase, which translates to MRKTISVKKPDFNVLPQEREIYNFEKDGLELKSSYEKKDVKDESLTQTSPGIAPYLRGPYSTMYVQKPWTVRQYAGFSTAEESNAFYRRNLAAGQKGLSVAFDLATHRGYDSDHSRVVGDVGKAGVAIDSVEDMKILFNEIPLDQISVSMTMNGAVLPILSFYIVAAEEQGVKQELLSGTIQNDILKEFMVRNTYIYPPAPSMKIIADIFEYTSQNIPKFNSISISGYHMQEAGATPVLEMAYTLADGLEYVRTGIKAGMNVDDFAPRLSFFWAIGMNHFMEIAKMRAARYIWATLLKQFNPQNPKSLALRTHSQTSGWSLTEQEPFNNITRTAIEALSSALGGTQSLHTNALDEAIALPTDYSAKIARNTQIILQQESGICDVVDPMGGSNLVESLTQQMIEEAMRYIDEVEQEGGMTKAIEAGIPKMRIEEAAAKKQAKIDSGEEFIIGVNSFKSSLKQDQIEILDIDNTEVRRKQIERLDTIKAERNKAAVEQILNEIRESAKTGKGNLLALCIEAARRRVTLGEMSDAMEETFGRYKANIKTISGVYAMNAGKNEYFEKALHLTQKFEEEEGRRPRLMVAKMGQDGHDRGAKVVATAFADMGFDVDVAPLFQTPEEVAKQAVENDIHILGVSSLAAGHKTLVPQVVEELSKLGADDITIVVGGVIPQQDYEFLYANGADFIFGPGTNLPKCAVEILERFLEK; encoded by the coding sequence ATGCGAAAGACAATTTCTGTGAAAAAACCGGATTTTAATGTATTACCTCAGGAAAGAGAGATTTACAATTTTGAAAAAGACGGGCTTGAACTCAAATCATCTTATGAGAAAAAAGATGTAAAAGATGAATCATTAACGCAGACTTCTCCAGGAATTGCTCCTTATCTGAGAGGACCGTATTCTACGATGTATGTACAGAAACCTTGGACGGTTCGTCAATATGCAGGGTTTTCTACTGCCGAAGAATCCAACGCTTTTTACAGAAGAAATCTTGCCGCAGGTCAGAAAGGACTTTCGGTGGCATTTGACTTGGCAACGCACAGAGGATATGATTCTGATCACTCAAGAGTGGTGGGTGACGTAGGAAAAGCAGGAGTTGCCATCGACTCTGTGGAAGACATGAAAATCCTTTTCAATGAAATCCCACTGGACCAGATTTCAGTATCCATGACCATGAATGGGGCGGTACTTCCTATTTTGTCTTTCTATATCGTAGCAGCAGAAGAGCAGGGAGTAAAACAGGAACTGCTTTCAGGAACCATTCAAAATGATATTCTGAAGGAGTTCATGGTAAGAAATACCTATATCTATCCGCCGGCACCTTCCATGAAAATTATCGCAGATATTTTTGAATACACTTCGCAAAACATTCCAAAATTCAATTCTATTTCCATTTCCGGATATCATATGCAGGAAGCGGGTGCCACACCGGTACTTGAAATGGCTTATACGCTGGCCGATGGTCTTGAATACGTAAGAACAGGAATAAAAGCAGGAATGAATGTAGACGATTTTGCTCCAAGACTATCTTTCTTCTGGGCAATCGGGATGAATCATTTCATGGAAATTGCTAAAATGCGTGCCGCAAGATATATCTGGGCAACCCTTTTAAAACAGTTTAATCCTCAGAATCCAAAATCTCTGGCATTAAGAACCCATTCCCAGACGTCCGGATGGTCTCTGACAGAGCAGGAACCTTTCAATAATATTACAAGAACAGCCATTGAAGCTTTGTCTTCAGCTTTAGGAGGTACACAGTCTCTCCACACCAATGCACTGGATGAAGCCATTGCTCTTCCTACAGACTATTCAGCAAAAATTGCAAGAAATACACAGATCATTCTTCAGCAGGAAAGCGGAATATGCGATGTGGTAGATCCGATGGGAGGAAGTAACCTGGTGGAAAGCCTTACTCAGCAAATGATCGAAGAAGCGATGAGGTACATTGATGAGGTAGAGCAGGAAGGAGGTATGACCAAAGCCATCGAAGCCGGAATTCCCAAAATGAGAATTGAAGAAGCTGCTGCTAAAAAACAAGCTAAGATCGACAGTGGAGAAGAATTCATTATCGGAGTGAATTCATTCAAATCCTCATTGAAACAGGACCAGATAGAAATCTTAGACATTGATAATACAGAAGTTCGCAGAAAGCAGATCGAAAGATTAGATACTATTAAAGCTGAACGAAATAAAGCTGCTGTTGAACAAATCCTGAATGAGATCCGTGAAAGCGCAAAAACAGGAAAAGGAAATCTTCTGGCATTATGTATCGAAGCAGCAAGAAGAAGAGTTACCCTTGGCGAAATGAGTGATGCTATGGAAGAAACCTTTGGAAGATATAAAGCAAATATTAAAACAATCTCTGGTGTATACGCAATGAATGCCGGTAAAAATGAATACTTTGAAAAAGCCCTTCATCTGACTCAGAAATTTGAAGAAGAAGAAGGACGCCGCCCAAGACTTATGGTAGCTAAAATGGGACAGGACGGACATGACAGAGGTGCGAAAGTAGTAGCCACAGCATTTGCCGATATGGGATTTGACGTAGATGTCGCTCCATTATTCCAGACACCGGAAGAAGTAGCTAAACAGGCCGTGGAAAATGATATCCATATTTTAGGAGTTTCTTCACTGGCTGCCGGACACAAAACATTAGTTCCGCAGGTAGTGGAAGAATTATCCAAACTGGGAGCAGATGATATCACCATCGTTGTAGGAGGAGTAATTCCCCAACAGGATTATGAATTCCTATATGCCAACGGTGCAGACTTTATTTTCGGACCTGGAACCAACCTGCCGAAATGTGCAGTAGAAATTTTAGAGAGGTTTTTAGAAAAATAA
- a CDS encoding outer membrane beta-barrel protein, translating to MKKVLSIALIGFSMWASAQISLAGKANLIFPTGSPSWSNIKGTVNDAIDGTGKNNVGFNVGLSLKVGLPTSLFVMPEIYYTHFKNEFTTENTTFDVKSNRIDVPVLLGYNLLGNMLGVFVGPVGSFNLNKDNTYNDFKENAKNDFTVGYQFGAQLEIKKLIVNARYEGAFSKDERNFINRVSGSEIRYDNRPNLFMVGLGYKF from the coding sequence ATGAAAAAGGTACTTAGTATAGCGTTAATAGGATTTTCAATGTGGGCTTCTGCACAGATTTCACTGGCAGGGAAAGCTAACTTAATTTTTCCTACCGGCTCTCCTTCCTGGTCTAATATTAAAGGAACAGTGAATGATGCCATTGACGGAACAGGTAAAAACAATGTAGGGTTCAATGTCGGACTTTCATTAAAAGTGGGTCTTCCTACTTCCTTGTTTGTGATGCCGGAGATCTATTATACTCACTTCAAAAATGAGTTTACTACAGAGAACACTACTTTTGATGTTAAAAGCAACCGTATTGATGTTCCGGTTCTTTTAGGGTACAACCTTTTGGGGAATATGTTAGGTGTTTTCGTAGGACCTGTTGGAAGTTTTAATTTAAATAAAGACAATACTTACAATGATTTCAAAGAAAATGCTAAAAATGACTTTACAGTAGGTTATCAGTTTGGAGCACAGCTTGAAATCAAAAAGCTTATTGTAAATGCAAGATATGAAGGAGCTTTCAGTAAGGATGAAAGAAACTTTATCAACAGAGTTTCCGGTTCGGAAATCAGATATGATAACAGACCTAACCTGTTTATGGTAGGTTTAGGATACAAATTCTAA
- a CDS encoding RtcB family protein — MGNLKLKGKDILKLGYPNNQSVNVALEVMKRNFATKNIHHVKSILKEILLNPEEFEKDLTFGQIAETLLSSKKTEKRMLNSQRATFQIFGNNISEEAKNQLYTALKLPISTQGALMPDAHSGYGLPIGGVLAVENAVIPYGVGMDIGCRMSLSILDTPISYLEGARDKYEKALAEHTKFGMYETHKSHIDHEIFERDTFDMIPILRRLKGKAIKQMGSSGGGNHFVEFGEVEITEEDEQIGLPKGKYLGILSHSGSRGLGAEIAQYYSRVATEQCPLPKEAQNFAWLDLSTHLGLEYWTAMNLAGDYASACHDDIHRRLVKAVGGRVKARIENHHNFAWKEIHNGKEVIVHRKGATPANENELGMIPGSMTAKGFIVRGKGNPESLNSASHGAGRAHSRGECRTLFTQHDIKKELKLKNVTLMGGNAEEAPMAYKDINEVMNAQSELVDILGTFQPRIVRMDR, encoded by the coding sequence ATGGGAAATTTAAAACTAAAAGGAAAAGATATATTAAAACTGGGCTATCCAAATAATCAAAGCGTAAACGTAGCATTGGAAGTCATGAAAAGAAATTTTGCAACGAAGAATATTCATCATGTAAAATCTATTTTAAAGGAAATTCTGCTTAATCCGGAAGAATTTGAAAAAGATCTGACTTTCGGACAAATTGCAGAAACCTTGCTTTCATCCAAAAAAACGGAAAAAAGAATGTTGAATTCACAACGTGCTACATTTCAGATTTTTGGTAACAATATCTCAGAAGAGGCAAAAAATCAGTTGTACACAGCTTTGAAACTGCCAATTTCTACACAGGGAGCATTAATGCCCGATGCCCACAGCGGCTACGGACTTCCGATTGGGGGAGTTCTGGCAGTGGAAAATGCAGTAATTCCTTACGGAGTAGGAATGGATATTGGCTGCAGAATGAGCCTCAGTATTTTGGATACACCTATTTCATATCTTGAAGGTGCAAGAGATAAATATGAAAAAGCGCTTGCCGAACATACAAAATTCGGGATGTATGAAACGCACAAGTCTCACATAGACCATGAGATTTTTGAAAGAGATACATTCGACATGATCCCGATCTTAAGAAGATTAAAGGGAAAAGCCATTAAACAGATGGGATCCTCAGGCGGAGGAAATCACTTTGTCGAATTCGGAGAAGTGGAAATCACCGAAGAAGATGAGCAGATTGGCCTGCCGAAAGGAAAATATCTTGGAATACTTTCTCACAGTGGCTCAAGAGGTCTTGGAGCAGAAATTGCCCAATATTACTCAAGAGTGGCTACAGAACAGTGTCCGTTACCAAAAGAAGCCCAAAACTTCGCCTGGCTGGATCTTAGCACACACCTTGGATTGGAATATTGGACGGCAATGAATCTCGCTGGAGATTATGCTTCAGCCTGTCATGATGATATTCACAGAAGGCTGGTAAAAGCCGTTGGTGGAAGAGTAAAAGCCAGAATTGAGAACCATCACAACTTTGCCTGGAAAGAAATCCATAACGGAAAAGAAGTGATTGTTCACCGAAAAGGAGCAACACCTGCCAATGAAAATGAACTGGGAATGATTCCCGGATCCATGACAGCGAAAGGATTTATCGTTCGCGGAAAAGGAAACCCGGAATCCCTGAATTCAGCATCTCATGGCGCAGGAAGAGCACACTCCAGAGGAGAATGCAGAACCCTTTTCACTCAGCATGATATCAAGAAAGAATTAAAACTTAAAAATGTCACACTGATGGGCGGAAATGCAGAAGAAGCACCAATGGCCTATAAAGACATCAATGAAGTAATGAATGCACAGAGTGAACTGGTAGATATCCTGGGAACATTCCAGCCGAGAATTGTGAGAATGGACAGATAA
- a CDS encoding ABC transporter ATP-binding protein encodes MIEVKDLKKSFDDVEVLKGISTSFDKGKVNLIIGQSGSGKTVFLKSLLNVYMPSSGEILFDGRNVNTMNREEKQHLRSEIGTVFQGSALFDSLTVEENIMFPLDMFTNLTYREKKKRVFEVIGRVHLDKADKKYPSEISGGMQKRVAIARAIVNNPKYLFCDEPNSGLDPYTSKIIDDLLYEITKEYNTTTIINTHDMNSVMTIGEKIVYLRLGIKEWEGNKDILITAGNKNLIDFVYSSELFKELREYLLENNKTIETSNTKIDDNEKGT; translated from the coding sequence AAGGAAAAGTAAACTTGATCATTGGGCAGAGTGGTTCCGGTAAAACCGTTTTTTTAAAAAGTTTATTGAATGTTTATATGCCATCTTCCGGAGAAATTTTATTCGATGGCAGAAATGTCAATACCATGAACAGGGAAGAAAAACAACATCTTCGTTCAGAAATCGGGACCGTTTTCCAGGGAAGTGCATTATTTGACTCCTTAACTGTGGAAGAGAATATTATGTTTCCTCTTGATATGTTTACCAATCTTACCTACAGAGAAAAAAAGAAAAGGGTTTTTGAAGTTATAGGAAGAGTGCATCTTGATAAGGCAGATAAAAAATACCCTTCAGAGATCTCAGGAGGAATGCAGAAAAGAGTTGCTATTGCCCGGGCGATTGTCAACAATCCTAAATATCTGTTCTGTGATGAGCCTAATTCCGGACTGGATCCGTATACTTCAAAGATCATTGATGATCTTCTTTACGAGATTACCAAAGAATATAATACCACCACCATCATCAATACTCACGACATGAACTCTGTAATGACGATTGGCGAGAAAATTGTATACCTAAGGCTGGGAATCAAAGAATGGGAAGGGAATAAAGACATCCTGATTACCGCAGGCAATAAAAATCTGATTGATTTCGTTTATTCTTCAGAACTGTTTAAAGAACTGAGAGAATATTTACTTGAGAATAATAAAACGATTGAAACTTCAAATACAAAAATAGACGATAATGAAAAAGGTACTTAG